The Arcobacter sp. F2176 DNA segment ATTGTTATTAAGTAGTTTAGTCTCAACATTTCTATTTGCAGTAGATTTGAAAAAAAGTAATAGTGAATTTAAAAATAATCCAAAAGTAAAAATAAACTCTTATACTAAAGTGTTTAAAGATGGAGAGTTTGATAAAGAAAAATATATGGATATCTCTTTGAATAACAATAAAAATATGGTAGAATACGAAGCTTCTTTAACAAAAAAGATTTATAATATTTTAACAGATAAACAAAAAAAACAACTAAAAAAAATGCTTGACTCATAAAGGTTTTTAAAATGATAAATATAGCAATGGTGGAAGATGATGCTGAATTAGCAGAAGTTTTAACTGAATACTTAAGTAAATTTAATATAAAAGTAACAAATTACGAAGAGCCTTTTTTGGCCCTTAGTAGTTTAAAAATAAATAAATTTGATTTGATAATTTTAGACTTAACACTTCCAGGTATGGATGGCTTAGATGTTTGCAAACAAATAATTACAAATCATGATATTCCAATTATTATCTCAAGTGCTAGAAGTGATATCACTGATAAGGTTACTGCTTTACAATTAGGAGCTGATGATTATTTACCAAAGCCATATGACCCAAGAGAGCTAGAAGTAAGAATTAAAACTATTTTACGAAGATATAATATTAGCTCTAAAATAGAAGAAAAGCCAAAAAAACCTTTTATTTTTGACGAAGAAAAAAAAGAGATAAGAAAAAATGGAAAGTTTATTAGGCTAACAGCTGCTGAATATGAAGTTTTATCTCTTTTGATAAAAAGAGAAGGATTTATTGTTTCAAGGGATGATATCTTTGAAAATAGTGATTTATTAAATAGTGATTATGATAATATTGGTTCACTTGCAGTAATTATAAATAGAATAAGACACAAAATAGAAGCAAATCCTAAAACACCCAATTTCTTACACACAATAAGAGGAATGGGATACAAATTTTTACAATGAAAAAAGAATCAATATTTTTTACTATAACAATTAGTTTTTTCATATCTATATTTTTAGTTATAGCTAGTTTCATTATACTTGTACTTCATACTCAAGATGATAAAGAAAAGCATCTTTCTAAAAAATATTTACCAGTTGCAAAGATGGTATTAGAACAACAAAGAACAAATGGATTGACAAAGTTTTTTGTAGAGTCTTTATCAAATATGGATATGGAATTTATAAATGATATTGGAAAAATGAATGCAGTTTTATATAATCCCCAAACAAAAGTTGCTTTAGAGCGAAGATATAGAACAATTTTAGTTAGAGTTTTAGATTTACATGGTGATAGTTTTTTATTTATAAAAAGTGATGGTTTAGAAATAATGTTTAAAGATAGTGATTATAAACATGTGAATCCTTTGATCTCTTTAATAGTAGTTTTTACAGTATTGTTTATTACAATTATTCTATCTTTTATTACTACTTGGAAAAAACTATATCCAATCAAACTTTTAAAGGATAAAGTTAAAACCCTTGGTGAAGAAGATTTTGATTTTGAATACCATACCAATGATTTAGATGAAGTTTCTCAATTAGCAATAGAGTTTAAAAATACAGCAAAGAAATTAAAAGACATAAAAGAATCAAGAAATGTCTTTATTAGAAATATAATGCATGAACTAAAAACTCCTATTACTAAAGGTAAATTTTTAAGTGAGTTAGAAAATAGTGATGAAAATGCTGAAAAGATGAGAAGAGTATTTACAAGATTGGAATCGCTTATTAAAGAATTTACACAAATTGAAGAACTAATTTCTTCTACAAAAAATATCGTAAAAAACAACTATTTTCTAGATGACATTATAGACAATGCCACAGATATGCTTATGCTAGAAGATGATGTTATTATCTCAGAATATGAAAATAAAAAATTAAATGTTAATTTCAAACTTTTTTGTTTGGCAGTTAAAAATTTAATTGATAATGCAATAAAATACTCAGATGATAAAAAAGTGACTGTAAAAACAAATGAGAAAGATGAAATAATATTTGAAAATAAAGGAAAAGGTCTGAAATATTCCCTTGATAAATATTTCGAACCATTTTTTGCAAATGAGAGTAAAAGTAAAAATAGCTTTGGACTTGGTTTATACATAGTAAACTCTATTCTTAAAGCAAATAATTGCATACTTAAATACGAATATAAAGATGGAATAAATATTTTTAAAATAGCTAAAAGTGAACAAAAGGATAAATAATATTTGATATTGCAATTATAGGGGCAGGAGCAAGTGGCTTGATGCTTGCAACACACTTAAAAAATGATAATGTTTGTTTAATAGACACTAATGCAAAGGTTGGTGCAAAAATTAAAGTATCAGGTGGAGCAAAGTGTAATATTACTAATAACAAAGTTTCGTCTAATAATTACCTAGGTGAAAATGATTTTGTATCTTCAGTTTTAAAAGAGTTTTCAAATGAAGACTTAATTAGATTTTTAAAAAAACAAAATTTAGATTTCAACCTTAATGAAAAAATTGTAAAAGGAACTTTCTTTTGTAACACTTCTCAAGATGTTATTGATATGTTTTCAAAACTTATAAAAAATAAAAGAGTTTTTTTTAATACAACAGTAACAGATGTAAAGTGTGAAGATTTCTATAAAATAAAAACAAACAATAAAACAATAGAAGCAAAAAAATTAGTAATAGCAAGTGGAGGTTTGAGTTATCAAAGTTTGGGTGCTAGTTCTATTGCTTTTGATATCGCAAAATCTTTTAATCATAAAATAAGTCCTTTAAATGCAGCCCTTGTAGGTTTTACTGTTCAAAAAGAACAGTTTTGGTTCAAAGAATTAAGTGGAATTTCTATGTTTGTAAAAGCAAGTGTGGAAAATAAGAGTTTTGAAGGAGGTCTTCTTTTTGCCCATAAAGGAATAACTGGACCTGTGATTTTAAATAGTTCTTTATATTGGAAAAAAGGAAAGATGAGTATAGACTTTTTGCCAAATAAAACTTTTAAATCCTTTTTAAAAGGTAATAAAAATATCTCTTCAAGTTTTAATCTGCCCAAAAGATTTATGCAAGAGTTTTTAAAATCAGTTCAAATAGATGATAAAGCAATTAGTAGTTTGACAAAAGAAGAATTAAATAAATTAGAAGTTTTAAAAAACTATGAATTCTCCCCTGCTGGAAACTTTGGATATACAAAAGCAGAAGTTACAAAAGGTGGAGTTGAAGTTGATGAGATTGATGTTAAAACCATGGAAAGCAAAATCAAAAAGGATTTATACTTTATAGGTGAAGCTTTGGATGTAACAGGCGAACTTGGAGGATTTAATTTTCAGTTTGCTTTTTCTTCTGCTTATGTATGTGCAAAAGAGCTAAATAAATAGATTTATAAAGCTCTTTTTTTGTTTATTTTTAGCGTTAAACTTAGTATAAATAAAACTAATGAAGTTACCACAATAGTAGCACCACTTGGTAAAGATATATAAAATGAGACAAAAAGCCCAATTACAACAGCTAAAACTGCAAAAAGTACTGCCAATAAGCAAGTTATAAAAAAGCTTTTTTCAAATTGCATTGCAGAAATTACTGGCATAATCATTAAGGCACCTATTAATAGTACACCAATAATTTTTATGGATAATCCAACAGTAATTGCCACAAGTGAAACTAACATATAATTTAAAAAACTTACATTTATTCCAGAAGCTTTTGCAACTTCTTCATCAAATGCCACAAAAAGTAATTTTTGATAATTATTGATAATGAAAAAAGCTGATAAAACTCCAAATATACAAATTGTCCAAATATCTTCTTTTGAAACAGCAACAATTGAACCAAAGAGATAACTAAATAAAGCTACATTAAAAGAGTTTGAAAGTGAAACTATAATAATTGCAAGTGCAAGGGCTGAAGATAAAAATATTGATAAAATAGAATCAGAATATATATTATGGTTTTTTCTTAGGTATTCTATAAAAAGTGAAGCTAAAATGGCTATTATAATTGCACTATATGTCGTTGAGATTGAGAACAAAAAACCAAGGGCAACACCAAGTAGGGAAATATGAGCTAAAGCATCAGATAACATAGAATACCTTCTTACAACTACAAAAGTACCTAAGGTAGGTGCTAAAATTGCAATAAAAATACCTGCTATAAAAGCTCTTATCATAAAAGAGTATTCAAAGATTTCCATATATTTCCTTAGTGATGATGGCAAATAATATTAGTGTCAATGCCATATAATTTACTCATTTGTTTATTATTTAATATTTCATGTGGAGTATGGCATGATAGAAGAGTTTGGTTAATACATAAAACTCTTTTTATATCATTTACAATCACTCCTAAATCGTGAGTGACAAAAAGTATTGTGATATTATCTTCTTTATTTAATTTTTTTAATATTTCATAAAATTTTGTTTGAGAATTGGTATCTACACCTGTATTTGGTTCATCAAGTATTAATAATTCTGGACTACTTATAAGTGCTCTAGCTATCATTACTCTTTGTCTTTGACCACCTGAAAGTTCAGAAACTCTTCTATTTTTCAAATCAGTAATTTCAATTTTTTCCATAATAGATTCAATTTTTTTATGATCTTCTTTTGATATTTTTGAAAACAAAGAAGTTTTATAGGCTAATCCAAGATTAATCACTTCTTGTACAGTAATAGGGAAACTACTGTCAATTAAAGTTGCTCGTTGTGGTACATATCCAATTTTATAATATTGTTTGAATAAAGATTGTTTGGTATTAAATAGTTTAATATCTGCAATATTAGGATTTATTAATCCTAATATTATTTTCATTAAGGTACTTTTACCACCACCATTGGGACCAATGATGGCAGCATATTCACCCCTTAATATTTCAAAAGATATATCTTGAAGGATATCTTTATATCCTAGGTTTTTTATATCAATTATGATATCAGAGAATTTTATTGACAATTCATTGCATCTTTTAATTTAGCTAAATTTTCTACCATAATAGAAACAAAACCAATATTTTCTTCATTTTGTTTTTGGGTTATATTTTCAACTGGACTTAGTTCATCTGTTTTAACATTTGCTTCATCAGCAATTGTTTTTGCTATTTTGTCACTTGCAAACTCTTCAAAAAATATTGTATGAATATTTTCTTTTTTTACTATTTTAATAAGCTCGGCAATTTGTTTAGCTGATGGTTCCTCATCCGGAGACATACCAGAAATAGAGTATTGTGTTATTCCATAATCATTTGCTAAATATCCAAATGCATCATGATTTACAACAACTTTTTTATTTTTACAACTTTTTAAAGTCTGATATTTTGTTTGCAAAGTAGTTATTTCTTTTAGATATGTACTTGCATTTTTTTGATAACTTTTTTTGTTCGCAGGGTCTTTTTTGATTAAAAGAGATTCAACATTTTTTATCATCTTAATATAGTTATCAAAACTTAGCCAATAGTGAGGATCATAAACTTTACCATCTTCAAACTCTTTATGGGTTGCTAGTTTTACATGTTTGCTCATATCAAATATTTTATCAGCTATTTCCATTGATTTTATAACTTTTGTACTCCAAGGTTCCATAACTTTACCACTAGTTATAAATAAATCACTTTTTGATAAAAGAGCCATACTTTTTGGATTTGGTTCAAAATCATGGGGTTCTGTTCCAAATGGAATTAAATTATTTAGAACAACATTTTTCCCACCAACTTCTTTAACTACACTATATAGTGGATATATAGTTGTTGTAACTGTTAATTTAGCAAACAAAACTGATGATGCTAATATACTTAATACTAAAATTTTTTTAAACATTTTTTTTCCTTTTAATGCAACTAAGTCGCATTTGATTTTGGAATCATACATCCGAATCTCTTAAATGCAACTTAGTTGCAAAAGTAATTAAATTTTATATTTAATCATTTACATTAGAATAATTAGCTACTTTTATAAATATAATATAAAGGAGTAAAGATGTGTCTAGTAGTATCCTTACTATCTTTTGTAATTGCATATAATTTTTATGACTCAAAAAATTTAATGCCAACAATTATAAGTTTTACAATTGGTCTATTTTTTCTTTTGCTTATGATTCGAAATATAAAAAATGAGAGAAATAAAAGAAAAAACTAACTCTTTTATTGATACAATCCAATTAGATAAATTAAGGGAAATAATTTGAAAATAGCATTTATTGGTGATATAGTTGGTAGACCTGGTAGAAAAATAATAGAACAAAATTTAAAAAAACTAAGAGCAAAATATGCAATAGATTTTGTAATTGCAAATGGTGAAAATGCAAGTCATGGTTTTGGACTAACAGTTAAAAATGCCAATGAACTTTTTAAAGTAGGGGTTGATTTAATAACAGGAGGAAATCACTCTTTTGATAAAAAACAAGAGATGATAAATCTAGTAACAACTCAAAATGTACTTAGACCAGCAAACTTTCCTGAAGCAATGCCAGGTGTTGGACATATGGTATTTGATGTAGCAGGTGAAAAACTTGCAGTTATAAATTTGATGGGAAATTTTGCAATGCCAATTTGTAATAATCCTTTTAATAAAGCAAGCCAAATTATGAAAGAGCTTGAAGAGCAAAATATCAAAAATATTTTTATAGATTTTCATGGTGAGGCTACAAGTGAAAAAAGAGTTATGGCTATGATGTTTAATGGAAAAGTAAGTGGTATTTGTGGAACTCACACTCATGTGGGAACTGATGATTTACAAATAGTTGATGGAACTACATATTTAAGTGATATTGGATTAACTGGTTGCAGAGACAATGTCATAGGAATGGATGCAAAAAATCCAATAGATAAAGCAACAACTGGTTTAGGTGGGCATTTTACTATTTCAAGCTCATGCAAATCTATTTTACAAGTTCTTGTGATGGATTTAGAAGATGGTAAATCAAAAGATGCTTTTAAAATAAAAATATTATGTGACAAAGATGAAGAGATAATTACAAAGGCACTTTTTGAATAGTATTTTAAACTCATTTGATTTATATATTTTTTTAAATGCAAAAAATTTAATAGATTCAAAGTATAAATACTGGTGGCCAACAAACAGTGATTTTGAAGTTTTTATAGGTGCAATTTTAACACAAAATACAAAATGGACAAATGTAGAAAAATCTTTAGAAAATTTAAGAAAACTACAACTTTTTGATTTAGAAAAGCTTTCAACAGTTGATACAGATGTTTTAATATCTGCAATTACTCCAAGTGGTTTTAAAAATCAAAAGTCAGTAAGAATCAAAAAAATATGTGAAAATATACTTGAAGAGTTTGGAGATTTTGAAACTTTTAAACAAAATGTATATAGAGATTGGTTACTTTCTCAAAAGGGAATTGGGGCAGAAACTTGTGATGCAATTTTGTGTTATGCTTGTCATAAAGAAGAGATGGTTGTTGATTCTTACACCAATAGACTAGTCAAAACTTTTGGATATGAGTTTGAAAGTTATGATGATCTCAAAGCTTGGTTAGAATATGGAATTAATGAAAATTTCGATAAAATTGACTCGCTTTATGATTATGACATTACATTAAATATGATATATTGTAGATTTCATGGCAAAATTGTAGAATTCATGAAAAATCAAAAAAAGTCTTAAAGGATTTATAAAAATGATTATTATTCCTCAAACTAAAGGTGGCGTTGGAAAATCAACAGTTGCTATGCAAGTAATAGCTCCATATTTGTATAAAAAGCATGGAAAAAAGATTACTTACATAGAAATTGATGATGAGAATAATGATAGTCAATCATTTACAACAACGCAAATAGTAAATAAAAGAATGTTAAGAACAAACAAAGTAAGTGATTTGGATGAGCTTATTTTAATGGATGATAATCATGAAATAATTATAGATGTTGGTGGAAATAAGACTTCATCATTAGTTTTAGAAGAGATTAAAAAAGTGGGTTCTTTTGGAAATTTGAAATGGATTATTCCTTTAGGTGATGGTGAACTTGATGGAAAAAATGCAATTGCGACTATGAAAAAAATAAGAAAAATAGAACAAAGTCCTGATGAAAATATTATTTTTGCCTTAAATCGTGCAATATCCATGGAAAAAGATTATGTGGAAGAACAATTTATAAATTTCTTTGGGCATAAATACTTAGCTTCAAATACAGTAATGTATGATTTTATGAAAGATCCAAAATACTTTACAGTTAAAAATGATAAAGTAATTACAATGAGCAGATATTTAGGTAGTACAGTTTGGGAAATGGCACACAATAATACTGACTTTAGGGAAAAAGCATTAAAAGCAAAAGAAGCTGGTGATGTTGCAAGTGCAAAGAAATATATATTTTTTAGAAGAGTACAATCAGAAGCACAAGATTATGTTTTAAATGTATTAAATCCAATCTTTAAAGATTTGGATAAATGGCTAGAAAAAAAATAACATGAGTGATATGAGTTTCAAACAAGCAAAAGAGCTTGTTGAAAAATTAGAGTTAACAGAATTAACACTTAAAAAATCAACTGATGATATAGATAAATCAAGTAAAAAATTTAACGAAGCTTTAAAAATGCAAGAGCATTTATTGAAACTTATGCAAGAAAAAGACAAAAAATTAGATGTTTTAAAATTATTAGTAGTTTTAAATGTTGGATTTATTGGAGGCTTACTTGCTGGAGTTTTTTTATTTAAATAATAGGGATATTTATAATGGGTAAACAAGAAAAAATAGTATCAATGTTCAATGACATAGCAGGAACTTATGATGTAGCAAATAGAGTTATGAGTATGGGGATTGATAAAACTTGGAGAAATAAAGCTTGTAATTTAGCTTTTTCTTTTTATGGTAAAAACAAAATAGAAAAGATAATTGATGTGGCTTGTGGTACAGGTGATATGCTTACTACTTGGCAAAAAGTAGCAGATAAAAATGCAATAGAGATTCAAAATAGAGTTGGAGTAGATCCAAGTGTTGGAATGATGGATGTGGCAAGGGTAAAACTACCAAGTGTAGAGTTTATTGAAGCTGGTGCTGAATTACTTCCTTTTGATAGTGAAGTAGCAGATATTATCTCTATTTCTTATGGAATTAGAAATGTTGTTAAAAGACAAGAAGCTTTCCATGAATTTGCAAGAACTCTAAAAAAAGATGGACTTTTAGTTATTTTAGAGTTTACAAAAAATGAAAAAAACTCTCCACTTGATTATCTAACAGATTTTTATTTAAATAAAATCTTACCAACGGTAGGTGGAATTATTTCAAAAAACAAAGAAGCATACACATATTTACCAACTTCAATTGATGAGTTCTTAACTCAAGATAATTTATGTTTAGAGTTAAAAGAAGCAGGATTGGAACCTATTTATGTAAAAGGCTTTTCAATGAATATTTCAACACTATTTATTGCAAGAAAGGTTTGATTTAACATATGAATCAAGCCATTAGTGTCTCAACACTAAACAATCAAATCAAGTCTTTACTTGAAACTACTTTTATTGGTGTATATGTTCAAGGGGAAATTTCTAACTTGACATATCACTCTTCAGGACATATATATTTCTCTGTAAAAGATGAAAACTCTACAATCTCTTGTGTAATGTTTAGGGGAAATGCTCAATATTTAAAGTTCAGATTAGAAGTAGGCATGAAAATTATAATCTCTGGAAGTATCACTGCATATATTCCAAGAGGAAATTATCAATTAATGTGTACAAAAATTGACCCAGATGGTCAAGGTTCACTTGCTCTTGCCTTTGAGCAATTAAAAGAAAAACTTCAAAAAGAGGGACTTTTTGATTCAAACATTAAAAAAACTCTTCCAAAATATCCTAAAAATATTGTAATGGTAACATCTCCTACGGGTGCTGCTATTGAAGATATGAAAAAAGTTGCACAAAATAGATGGCCTTTGGCAAATCTTATTTTAATTCCTACTTTAGTTCAAGGTGAAGCTTCAAAATTTGATATAGTAAACTCAATAAAAAAAGCTGATAGTTTAAACTGTGATGTGATGATTGTGGGACGAGGTGGAGGAAGTATTGAAGACCTTTGGGCTTTCAATGAAGAAGTTGTAGCAAGGGCTATTTATGAAGCAAAAACACCTGTAATATCAGCAGTTGGACATGAAGTTGATTTTTTAATTTCTGATTTTGTAGCAGATGTTAGAGCCGCAACTCCTTCAAATGCCATGGAGATAGCACTTCCTGATAAAAATGAACATCTTCAATATTTGGATAATTTACAAGTAGAATTTGAAAATAGATTTAAAAGAGTTCTTTATAATAAAGAACAAGTATTATTAAATTACAGAAAATATTTTGAGCAACACTCATTAGACAAGAAATTTTCATTTATTCAAAAAGAGATAGATTATTTGAAATCAAACTTTTCTAATGCTTTATCTCAAATATTAAGACAAAAGCAAAATGAATTGACTTATCTAAAAACTGCTTATGAATCAGCTCATCCAGACAAGAAAATAAAAGATGGATATGTTCAAATTTCAAAAAATAATCAAGTTATTAGTTTAGATAATGTACAAGTTAATGAAGAAATAATATTAGAAAGTTCAAAATTGAAAGTTAGATGTAATATTTTAGATATTAAAAATATATAAAATTTAAGCTAAATATAGTAAAATATAACAAAAAATGGTAACACACTATTAATAGGAGTTCAGTTCATATGGAAAATAAAAATAAAGACAATGCCGTAATTGATTACGCTAACACAAGTGAGTATATGAAGTTCGTATTAGGTTCTATGCAATACGCAATTGAGCTACCTAAAATTAGGGAAATTTTGACTTATCCAGAGATGATAACTGTTTTGCCAAATGTTCCTACATATATAAAAGGGCTTATTAATTTAAGAGGTGAAGTTGTTCCTGTTGTGGATTTAAGAAT contains these protein-coding regions:
- a CDS encoding metal ABC transporter permease — translated: MEIFEYSFMIRAFIAGIFIAILAPTLGTFVVVRRYSMLSDALAHISLLGVALGFLFSISTTYSAIIIAILASLFIEYLRKNHNIYSDSILSIFLSSALALAIIIVSLSNSFNVALFSYLFGSIVAVSKEDIWTICIFGVLSAFFIINNYQKLLFVAFDEEVAKASGINVSFLNYMLVSLVAITVGLSIKIIGVLLIGALMIMPVISAMQFEKSFFITCLLAVLFAVLAVVIGLFVSFYISLPSGATIVVTSLVLFILSLTLKINKKRAL
- a CDS encoding TIGR00282 family metallophosphoesterase; this encodes MKIAFIGDIVGRPGRKIIEQNLKKLRAKYAIDFVIANGENASHGFGLTVKNANELFKVGVDLITGGNHSFDKKQEMINLVTTQNVLRPANFPEAMPGVGHMVFDVAGEKLAVINLMGNFAMPICNNPFNKASQIMKELEEQNIKNIFIDFHGEATSEKRVMAMMFNGKVSGICGTHTHVGTDDLQIVDGTTYLSDIGLTGCRDNVIGMDAKNPIDKATTGLGGHFTISSSCKSILQVLVMDLEDGKSKDAFKIKILCDKDEEIITKALFE
- a CDS encoding AAA family ATPase, which produces MIIIPQTKGGVGKSTVAMQVIAPYLYKKHGKKITYIEIDDENNDSQSFTTTQIVNKRMLRTNKVSDLDELILMDDNHEIIIDVGGNKTSSLVLEEIKKVGSFGNLKWIIPLGDGELDGKNAIATMKKIRKIEQSPDENIIFALNRAISMEKDYVEEQFINFFGHKYLASNTVMYDFMKDPKYFTVKNDKVITMSRYLGSTVWEMAHNNTDFREKALKAKEAGDVASAKKYIFFRRVQSEAQDYVLNVLNPIFKDLDKWLEKK
- a CDS encoding response regulator transcription factor; this encodes MINIAMVEDDAELAEVLTEYLSKFNIKVTNYEEPFLALSSLKINKFDLIILDLTLPGMDGLDVCKQIITNHDIPIIISSARSDITDKVTALQLGADDYLPKPYDPRELEVRIKTILRRYNISSKIEEKPKKPFIFDEEKKEIRKNGKFIRLTAAEYEVLSLLIKREGFIVSRDDIFENSDLLNSDYDNIGSLAVIINRIRHKIEANPKTPNFLHTIRGMGYKFLQ
- a CDS encoding 3-methyladenine DNA glycosylase, which gives rise to MNSILNSFDLYIFLNAKNLIDSKYKYWWPTNSDFEVFIGAILTQNTKWTNVEKSLENLRKLQLFDLEKLSTVDTDVLISAITPSGFKNQKSVRIKKICENILEEFGDFETFKQNVYRDWLLSQKGIGAETCDAILCYACHKEEMVVDSYTNRLVKTFGYEFESYDDLKAWLEYGINENFDKIDSLYDYDITLNMIYCRFHGKIVEFMKNQKKS
- the xseA gene encoding exodeoxyribonuclease VII large subunit, translated to MNQAISVSTLNNQIKSLLETTFIGVYVQGEISNLTYHSSGHIYFSVKDENSTISCVMFRGNAQYLKFRLEVGMKIIISGSITAYIPRGNYQLMCTKIDPDGQGSLALAFEQLKEKLQKEGLFDSNIKKTLPKYPKNIVMVTSPTGAAIEDMKKVAQNRWPLANLILIPTLVQGEASKFDIVNSIKKADSLNCDVMIVGRGGGSIEDLWAFNEEVVARAIYEAKTPVISAVGHEVDFLISDFVADVRAATPSNAMEIALPDKNEHLQYLDNLQVEFENRFKRVLYNKEQVLLNYRKYFEQHSLDKKFSFIQKEIDYLKSNFSNALSQILRQKQNELTYLKTAYESAHPDKKIKDGYVQISKNNQVISLDNVQVNEEIILESSKLKVRCNILDIKNI
- a CDS encoding aminoacetone oxidase family FAD-binding enzyme gives rise to the protein MGAGASGLMLATHLKNDNVCLIDTNAKVGAKIKVSGGAKCNITNNKVSSNNYLGENDFVSSVLKEFSNEDLIRFLKKQNLDFNLNEKIVKGTFFCNTSQDVIDMFSKLIKNKRVFFNTTVTDVKCEDFYKIKTNNKTIEAKKLVIASGGLSYQSLGASSIAFDIAKSFNHKISPLNAALVGFTVQKEQFWFKELSGISMFVKASVENKSFEGGLLFAHKGITGPVILNSSLYWKKGKMSIDFLPNKTFKSFLKGNKNISSSFNLPKRFMQEFLKSVQIDDKAISSLTKEELNKLEVLKNYEFSPAGNFGYTKAEVTKGGVEVDEIDVKTMESKIKKDLYFIGEALDVTGELGGFNFQFAFSSAYVCAKELNK
- a CDS encoding ArsS family sensor histidine kinase — its product is MKKESIFFTITISFFISIFLVIASFIILVLHTQDDKEKHLSKKYLPVAKMVLEQQRTNGLTKFFVESLSNMDMEFINDIGKMNAVLYNPQTKVALERRYRTILVRVLDLHGDSFLFIKSDGLEIMFKDSDYKHVNPLISLIVVFTVLFITIILSFITTWKKLYPIKLLKDKVKTLGEEDFDFEYHTNDLDEVSQLAIEFKNTAKKLKDIKESRNVFIRNIMHELKTPITKGKFLSELENSDENAEKMRRVFTRLESLIKEFTQIEELISSTKNIVKNNYFLDDIIDNATDMLMLEDDVIISEYENKKLNVNFKLFCLAVKNLIDNAIKYSDDKKVTVKTNEKDEIIFENKGKGLKYSLDKYFEPFFANESKSKNSFGLGLYIVNSILKANNCILKYEYKDGINIFKIAKSEQKDK
- the ubiE gene encoding bifunctional demethylmenaquinone methyltransferase/2-methoxy-6-polyprenyl-1,4-benzoquinol methylase UbiE, with the protein product MGKQEKIVSMFNDIAGTYDVANRVMSMGIDKTWRNKACNLAFSFYGKNKIEKIIDVACGTGDMLTTWQKVADKNAIEIQNRVGVDPSVGMMDVARVKLPSVEFIEAGAELLPFDSEVADIISISYGIRNVVKRQEAFHEFARTLKKDGLLVILEFTKNEKNSPLDYLTDFYLNKILPTVGGIISKNKEAYTYLPTSIDEFLTQDNLCLELKEAGLEPIYVKGFSMNISTLFIARKV
- a CDS encoding metal ABC transporter ATP-binding protein, whose protein sequence is MSIKFSDIIIDIKNLGYKDILQDISFEILRGEYAAIIGPNGGGKSTLMKIILGLINPNIADIKLFNTKQSLFKQYYKIGYVPQRATLIDSSFPITVQEVINLGLAYKTSLFSKISKEDHKKIESIMEKIEITDLKNRRVSELSGGQRQRVMIARALISSPELLILDEPNTGVDTNSQTKFYEILKKLNKEDNITILFVTHDLGVIVNDIKRVLCINQTLLSCHTPHEILNNKQMSKLYGIDTNIICHHH
- a CDS encoding metal ABC transporter solute-binding protein, Zn/Mn family, producing MFKKILVLSILASSVLFAKLTVTTTIYPLYSVVKEVGGKNVVLNNLIPFGTEPHDFEPNPKSMALLSKSDLFITSGKVMEPWSTKVIKSMEIADKIFDMSKHVKLATHKEFEDGKVYDPHYWLSFDNYIKMIKNVESLLIKKDPANKKSYQKNASTYLKEITTLQTKYQTLKSCKNKKVVVNHDAFGYLANDYGITQYSISGMSPDEEPSAKQIAELIKIVKKENIHTIFFEEFASDKIAKTIADEANVKTDELSPVENITQKQNEENIGFVSIMVENLAKLKDAMNCQ